A window of the Sabethes cyaneus chromosome 1, idSabCyanKW18_F2, whole genome shotgun sequence genome harbors these coding sequences:
- the LOC128745194 gene encoding transcription initiation factor IIA subunit 2: MSYQLYRNTTLGNTLQETLDELIQYGQITPALAVRVLVQFDKSINAALSNRVKSRVTFKAAKLNTYRFCDNVWTLMLNDVEFREVHEFAKVDKVKIVACDGKNANVNDDIGRTDR; encoded by the exons ATGTCTTATCAATTGTATCGGAACACCACTCTTGGGAATACTCTGCAGGAGACGCTGGATGAGTTGATACAG tACGGGCAAATAACTCCTGCACTGGCAGTTCGGGTGTTGGTTCAGTTCGACAAATCAATCAACGCTGCTCTATCCAATCGGGTGAAATCTCGGGTTACGTTCAAGGCGGCGAAACTAAACACCTATCGATTCTGCGACAACGTTTGGACACTAATGCTAAACGATGTCGAATTTCGCGAAGTGCACGAATTTGCAAAGGTGGACAAGGTGAAGATTGTGGCGTGCGATGGAAAGA ATGCTAACGTAAATGACGATATCGGACGAACTGATCGATAG